A part of Paenibacillus sp. IHBB 10380 genomic DNA contains:
- a CDS encoding phospho-sugar mutase — protein MTVLSQQSKDQIQEWLQDKHIDEATKQELRDLENEPNELEDRFYKDLEFGTGGLRGIIGAGSNRINRYTVGKATQGFAQYILAKHGESEGKPSVVIAHDSRHYSPEFALEAALVLAGNGIVAKLFPSLRTTPQLSFSVRHLGATGGIVVTASHNPPEYNGYKVYNDQGGQLIPHEAEQVIKYIQEVEAFAAVKRLDQATAEAEGLLVWLGEADDEAFVHTVAQTSVNAELIRSTLGQDFTIVYTPLHGTGNLPVRRVLESVGFTNVHVVPEQEQPDAEFSTVKSPNPEEREAFTLAIELGQRIDADILIGTDPDCDRMGAVVKNKLGEYEVLSGNQSGAIMIHYLLSQLKEAGQLPDNGLVIKTIVTSEMGATIAKYYGAEVINTLTGFKYIGEKMTQYEQSGEYTYLFGYEESYGYLAGNYARDKDAVLASLLIAEAGAYYKAQGKTLYDVLQELYEQFGYFQESLESRTLMGKDGVAQIQAKMTDWRSNPPQEIVGVRMQQVLDYSLGLEGLLKENVLKFMLEDGSWFCLRPSGTEPKIKVYFAVRGESIMDAQQRITSLAREVMARVDA, from the coding sequence ATGACAGTGTTAAGTCAGCAATCCAAGGATCAAATTCAGGAGTGGCTTCAAGACAAACATATTGATGAGGCTACTAAGCAGGAACTTCGAGATCTTGAGAATGAGCCAAATGAATTAGAAGATCGCTTTTATAAAGATTTGGAGTTCGGTACAGGGGGACTTCGCGGTATTATTGGTGCAGGTAGCAACCGTATTAATCGTTATACCGTTGGTAAAGCTACACAAGGTTTCGCACAGTATATTCTGGCGAAGCATGGAGAGTCTGAAGGTAAACCCTCTGTTGTTATTGCGCATGACTCCAGACATTATTCGCCTGAATTTGCTTTGGAAGCTGCGCTTGTATTGGCAGGTAATGGCATCGTTGCGAAGCTCTTTCCTTCTTTGCGTACAACACCACAATTATCGTTCAGTGTGCGTCACTTAGGGGCAACAGGTGGGATCGTAGTGACAGCAAGTCACAATCCACCCGAATATAATGGCTACAAAGTGTATAACGATCAAGGTGGACAGCTTATTCCGCACGAAGCGGAACAAGTTATTAAATACATACAAGAGGTTGAAGCTTTTGCCGCTGTGAAGCGTTTGGATCAAGCTACTGCGGAAGCAGAAGGACTACTAGTATGGCTTGGAGAGGCAGATGACGAAGCATTCGTTCACACCGTTGCACAGACCAGTGTGAATGCTGAGCTTATTCGTTCCACGTTAGGCCAAGACTTCACCATTGTGTATACTCCACTACACGGTACAGGTAATCTTCCGGTTCGCCGTGTTCTAGAGTCTGTTGGATTTACAAATGTACATGTAGTGCCTGAACAAGAACAGCCTGATGCCGAATTCTCGACAGTTAAATCACCGAACCCAGAAGAACGTGAAGCCTTTACACTGGCAATAGAACTAGGACAGAGAATAGACGCAGATATTCTAATCGGAACAGATCCCGATTGTGATCGGATGGGAGCTGTCGTTAAGAATAAGTTAGGAGAGTACGAAGTACTCTCAGGAAATCAGTCGGGTGCGATCATGATTCACTATCTACTGAGTCAATTGAAGGAAGCGGGACAGCTACCTGACAATGGACTGGTAATTAAAACTATTGTAACGAGTGAGATGGGTGCAACCATCGCCAAGTATTATGGTGCAGAAGTGATCAATACGCTGACAGGCTTTAAATATATCGGTGAGAAAATGACGCAATATGAACAATCCGGTGAGTATACGTATTTATTCGGATATGAGGAAAGCTACGGGTATTTAGCAGGTAACTATGCTAGAGACAAGGATGCCGTACTTGCTTCATTACTGATTGCAGAAGCAGGAGCTTACTACAAAGCTCAGGGTAAAACGTTATATGATGTACTACAGGAATTGTATGAGCAATTTGGTTATTTCCAAGAAAGCTTAGAATCCCGAACACTCATGGGTAAAGATGGTGTAGCCCAAATCCAGGCTAAAATGACAGATTGGCGCAGTAACCCACCGCAAGAAATTGTTGGGGTGCGTATGCAGCAGGTCCTTGATTATTCTTTAGGGCTAGAGGGTCTGCTTAAAGAAAATGTGTTGAAATTTATGCTCGAAGATGGTTCATGGTTCTGTCTAAGACCTTCGGGTACGGAACCGAAGATCAAAGTGTATTTTGCAGTTCGGGGTGAATCTATAATGGATGCACAACAACGTATTACATCATTAGCTCGTGAAGTTATGGCACGCGTAGACGCGTAA
- the spoIIID gene encoding sporulation transcriptional regulator SpoIIID, whose translation MHDYIKERTIKIGRCIVETRHTVRTIAKEFGVSKSTVHKDLTERLPEINPDLADQVKNILEYHKSIRHLRGGEATKIKYKKTNNKKREAVGVVKA comes from the coding sequence GTGCACGATTACATCAAAGAACGGACCATTAAAATTGGACGTTGTATCGTGGAGACAAGGCACACGGTCCGGACCATAGCCAAAGAATTTGGCGTTTCGAAGAGCACAGTGCATAAAGATTTGACCGAGCGTCTGCCAGAAATTAATCCTGACTTGGCTGATCAAGTGAAGAACATTCTCGAATACCACAAATCGATTCGTCATCTCAGGGGAGGCGAAGCCACCAAAATTAAGTATAAAAAAACGAACAACAAAAAAAGAGAGGCGGTTGGTGTGGTCAAAGCTTAA
- a CDS encoding DNA-directed RNA polymerase subunit beta gives MSKKDKPPKRKKAKWKIVILWMIPLFLLLSLIGGMTVGYVVLGKEEMSEVFQLETWQHVIDLIFAP, from the coding sequence ATGAGTAAAAAGGACAAACCACCAAAGAGAAAGAAAGCCAAGTGGAAAATTGTAATTCTTTGGATGATTCCACTCTTTCTGCTCTTGTCTTTAATTGGGGGTATGACGGTAGGTTACGTTGTACTTGGTAAGGAAGAGATGTCTGAAGTGTTTCAACTTGAGACTTGGCAACACGTTATTGATCTAATATTTGCACCATAA
- a CDS encoding DUF5693 family protein, with product MHRKWQRWSITSRKWLWILVVIGIVAALPVAYDRWKTETSSNQVELVFDYRDLVDVAAYQAHPQDYINQQLDRLQAAGIGSMAMFESTLNEFQQTRRLTLYNSNEMAKLNKEVPPANDNLTYVVFSNEETADKLSPIIDGTFSGLGIDVTSWTFQGRRALIIDTPVENAVLKSMQSDPITIETLHNKGFTIVPRMGDSMPYDEASMERLLSYYESLGVKRILFEGVSVKGFNDQEEMKSLDSFGRLLKEHGIGISAIENLKKPQLGFNKLAYIIDYDVVRLYSLSEADANLSVDVIADRLALASKDRNIRMFYLNAAPTRNTLKASITDPLDNLIDSLQEPGHAISKMESNGFTMGQATAFTVYDSTLQHYLKLIVVLGGLAFIALMVSCFLPILTIPAFVLGLIGSAGLYVLRPTLFEQALALLVAISAPTIAMILAIRKINEVNKSTLDMKNSRRLTHTLVLYIKTSILSLCAVPFVIALLNNVTYQLVLEQFRGVSLLHFAPIILTGIYVLLYRGGQIVNDMRKLLHVRITVLGVVVAGIIGVIGMYYLSRTGNAGSVTPLEMSFRSIMEDTFGVRPRNKEFLMAHPLFILGAFMAFKYRNAIFVMIIASIGQLSIVDTFAHIHTPMMLSLVRGLLGLGLGLVIGLVAVAAWQIAEGCWKRWSPLLRR from the coding sequence GTGCATCGTAAATGGCAGCGTTGGAGCATTACATCACGTAAATGGTTATGGATTCTTGTCGTTATAGGGATCGTGGCGGCACTACCTGTGGCGTATGATCGCTGGAAGACGGAGACATCTTCTAATCAAGTGGAATTAGTATTTGATTATCGCGACTTAGTGGACGTGGCAGCCTATCAGGCTCATCCGCAGGATTATATTAATCAACAGCTAGATCGATTGCAAGCTGCTGGTATTGGCAGTATGGCAATGTTTGAGAGTACGTTGAATGAATTTCAACAGACTAGACGACTCACGCTATATAACAGCAATGAAATGGCTAAATTGAATAAAGAGGTACCACCAGCTAATGATAATCTAACCTATGTTGTGTTCTCGAATGAAGAAACCGCAGATAAGTTATCTCCGATTATTGATGGAACATTCAGCGGATTAGGAATTGATGTCACATCTTGGACGTTCCAAGGTAGACGTGCGCTTATCATTGATACGCCAGTGGAGAATGCCGTACTTAAATCAATGCAGTCTGATCCGATCACTATAGAGACATTGCATAACAAAGGATTCACTATTGTGCCTCGTATGGGTGATAGCATGCCTTATGACGAAGCATCTATGGAGAGATTACTTTCTTATTACGAATCATTAGGCGTTAAGCGTATTCTGTTTGAAGGTGTATCCGTTAAGGGATTCAACGACCAAGAGGAGATGAAGAGCCTAGATTCCTTTGGAAGGTTGCTTAAAGAACATGGCATTGGAATTTCAGCTATTGAGAACTTAAAGAAGCCGCAGCTTGGATTTAACAAGTTGGCGTATATTATAGATTATGATGTCGTACGTTTGTATTCATTAAGTGAAGCGGACGCCAATCTAAGTGTGGATGTTATTGCGGATCGCTTGGCGCTTGCAAGTAAAGATCGTAACATTCGTATGTTCTATCTTAACGCAGCTCCAACGCGTAACACGCTCAAAGCTTCGATAACAGACCCACTAGATAATCTGATTGATAGCTTGCAAGAGCCGGGCCATGCTATTAGTAAGATGGAGAGTAATGGTTTTACGATGGGACAGGCTACAGCTTTTACCGTCTATGATTCCACACTTCAGCATTATTTGAAGTTGATCGTTGTATTGGGTGGACTGGCTTTTATCGCGCTTATGGTGTCCTGTTTCCTACCGATTCTGACCATTCCGGCGTTTGTACTTGGATTGATTGGAAGTGCGGGATTATATGTTCTGAGACCTACATTATTCGAACAGGCATTGGCTTTACTTGTAGCCATTAGTGCTCCGACTATTGCGATGATATTGGCTATACGCAAGATTAATGAAGTGAACAAGTCTACGTTAGATATGAAGAATAGTCGTCGATTAACGCATACACTTGTTCTATATATTAAGACGTCTATTCTTTCACTCTGTGCGGTTCCCTTTGTGATTGCTCTACTGAATAATGTTACGTATCAATTGGTGTTAGAGCAATTCCGTGGGGTTAGCTTGTTACACTTTGCTCCTATTATCCTGACAGGTATATATGTTCTTCTCTATCGTGGAGGACAGATTGTGAACGACATGCGTAAATTGTTACATGTTCGTATTACAGTTCTTGGTGTTGTTGTAGCCGGAATCATTGGTGTGATCGGTATGTACTATTTAAGCCGTACAGGTAATGCTGGTAGTGTAACTCCGCTTGAAATGTCCTTCCGCTCTATTATGGAAGATACATTCGGTGTTCGTCCACGTAACAAGGAATTCCTGATGGCACATCCACTATTTATATTGGGCGCCTTCATGGCATTTAAATATCGAAATGCTATCTTCGTTATGATTATTGCTTCTATTGGACAATTATCCATCGTAGATACATTCGCACATATTCACACGCCTATGATGTTGTCGTTAGTTCGTGGCTTACTAGGTTTAGGACTTGGACTCGTTATTGGACTTGTCGCAGTTGCGGCATGGCAAATTGCAGAAGGGTGTTGGAAACGATGGTCGCCACTCCTCAGACGATAG
- a CDS encoding rod shape-determining protein translates to MLSKDIGIDLGTANVLIYVKGKGVVLNEPSVVAIERDTKKVLAVGEDARRMIGRTPGNIVAIRPLRDGVIADFEIAETMLKHFIDRVGVRSWYSRPRILICAPTNITSVEQKSIRETAEHSGAKEVFLEEEPKAAAIGAGMNIYEPSGNMVIDIGGGTTDVAVLSMGDVVTASSIKVAGDQFDDAITRYIKAKYKLFIGERTAEDIKIGIGTVRPSGRQAEMDIRGRDMVSGLPLTITISSGEVQEALWDAVSTIVLGAKAVLERTPPELSADIIDRGVILTGGGALLNGLDELLSDELRVPVLVAEDPMHCVVKGTGIMLDHLDKVVKKRY, encoded by the coding sequence ATGCTTAGCAAGGATATTGGAATTGATCTCGGCACGGCTAATGTGCTCATTTACGTCAAGGGGAAGGGAGTGGTGTTAAACGAACCTTCTGTTGTGGCCATTGAAAGAGACACCAAAAAAGTTCTTGCTGTAGGGGAAGATGCACGTCGAATGATCGGACGTACGCCAGGCAACATTGTAGCTATTCGTCCTTTACGTGATGGCGTTATTGCTGATTTTGAAATTGCAGAAACGATGCTTAAACATTTTATCGACCGCGTGGGCGTACGTAGCTGGTATAGCCGCCCACGTATCTTGATCTGTGCACCAACGAATATCACATCTGTAGAACAGAAGTCAATTCGGGAAACTGCAGAACACAGTGGTGCCAAAGAAGTATTCCTAGAAGAAGAACCTAAAGCAGCAGCGATTGGTGCGGGTATGAATATATATGAGCCGAGTGGTAACATGGTTATCGATATCGGCGGCGGAACGACAGATGTGGCTGTGCTTTCTATGGGCGACGTCGTTACCGCCTCTTCTATTAAAGTAGCAGGGGACCAGTTTGACGATGCCATTACGAGATACATTAAGGCTAAATATAAATTGTTTATCGGCGAACGCACGGCCGAAGATATCAAGATAGGAATCGGAACGGTACGCCCTAGTGGTCGTCAAGCAGAAATGGATATCCGTGGACGAGATATGGTATCCGGCCTTCCATTAACCATAACGATTTCTTCGGGGGAAGTTCAGGAGGCACTGTGGGACGCGGTATCCACTATCGTTCTAGGAGCTAAAGCAGTATTGGAACGTACGCCACCAGAGCTATCGGCAGATATTATTGACCGCGGGGTTATTCTGACAGGTGGTGGAGCTTTACTGAATGGACTGGACGAGCTACTATCTGATGAACTTCGTGTTCCGGTATTGGTAGCAGAAGACCCGATGCATTGTGTTGTGAAGGGTACGGGAATTATGCTAGATCATTTAGATAAAGTGGTTAAGAAAAGATACTAA
- the spoIID gene encoding stage II sporulation protein D: MKDPYRQIKVVIEPVGTFAESLTSREGQPQASVERHLKLVPHLRTAMITTPLFSDAAELPQLGYSAPVPASRQAARFRLRRWGATKRWWRPRSSGKWRLHPAVVAAGALLALALLLPVLVVMTRHQPTPPTPDIAAPVVEQPSAPAEAEEPQVSVYLTKKGQIETLPLEEYVTGVIAAEMPADFEFEALKAQAIAARTFIVRRLMADDKSGVPVEGTGALVTDTVNHQAYISKDTLEKEWKQKGKEAQLEKLIRATQTSRNMVMTYQGKPITASFFSTSNGYTENSEEYWTEAIPYLRSVSSPWDSKIAPHYKDTITLSQKEFLNKLGLSNRAIPASATGSTKTSKDSLIHVISTTTGHRVKELNINGVSFSGREVREKLGLRSSQFTWTLSGEDIMITTYGYGHGVGMSQWGANGMAQEGHTATQILKHYYTSIQFQQVSNLLSKK; this comes from the coding sequence ATGAAAGATCCATATAGACAGATCAAAGTGGTTATTGAACCTGTCGGTACATTTGCGGAATCTCTTACTTCGCGTGAAGGTCAGCCTCAGGCTTCAGTAGAGCGGCACCTTAAGCTTGTACCACATTTGCGCACGGCTATGATAACAACTCCACTTTTCTCTGATGCTGCCGAGCTGCCGCAGCTAGGCTACAGCGCTCCGGTGCCTGCGAGCCGTCAAGCGGCCCGCTTCCGCCTTCGGCGATGGGGCGCAACTAAGCGCTGGTGGCGCCCCCGCAGCAGCGGTAAGTGGCGCTTGCACCCCGCCGTAGTTGCGGCGGGGGCTTTGCTAGCGCTAGCGCTGCTACTGCCCGTGCTGGTGGTGATGACTCGCCACCAGCCAACCCCACCGACACCTGATATTGCGGCGCCGGTAGTCGAGCAACCTTCCGCACCTGCGGAAGCGGAAGAACCGCAGGTATCCGTCTATTTAACGAAGAAGGGACAGATAGAGACGTTGCCGCTTGAAGAGTATGTGACGGGTGTCATCGCGGCAGAGATGCCAGCAGATTTCGAATTCGAGGCGCTCAAAGCCCAAGCCATTGCAGCTAGAACCTTTATTGTTCGTCGGTTAATGGCAGATGACAAGAGTGGAGTACCTGTAGAAGGCACAGGTGCATTGGTTACGGATACCGTGAACCATCAAGCCTATATTTCTAAAGATACCTTGGAGAAAGAATGGAAGCAGAAGGGGAAAGAAGCGCAATTAGAGAAGTTAATACGCGCTACGCAGACTAGTAGAAATATGGTTATGACATATCAAGGTAAGCCGATCACCGCTTCATTCTTCTCAACAAGTAATGGATATACAGAGAATTCAGAAGAGTATTGGACGGAAGCCATCCCTTATTTAAGGAGTGTATCGAGCCCGTGGGATAGCAAGATTGCGCCACACTATAAAGATACTATTACACTAAGCCAGAAGGAATTTTTAAATAAACTAGGGTTATCCAATAGAGCCATACCTGCATCAGCAACGGGAAGCACTAAGACTTCCAAGGATTCTCTTATTCATGTCATTTCAACTACAACAGGGCACCGGGTCAAGGAGCTGAATATTAACGGTGTTTCTTTTAGTGGACGAGAGGTACGAGAGAAGCTGGGGTTGCGTTCTAGTCAATTCACTTGGACTCTATCAGGTGAGGACATTATGATCACGACTTACGGGTACGGGCATGGTGTAGGCATGAGTCAGTGGGGGGCTAACGGGATGGCCCAAGAGGGGCATACGGCAACTCAAATTCTCAAACACTACTATACAAGCATTCAGTTCCAACAAGTTAGTAATCTATTGTCCAAAAAATAA
- a CDS encoding flagellar hook-basal body protein: MLRGLYTAAAGMMTEQRRHDTITQNIANVNTTGYKQVDSVARSFPEVLISVVGGDPNNSERKLGKLNTGVFLEESISMFLQGDVTESNKPTDFALVSELGRNDPTSGQPIVFDAGGQYVDDDGNTLFRPQAFFTVQDDAGQVRYTRDGSFRVSGTGQLLTSAGYQVMDVNNQPIMLTGSVEDLRVDGQGRILDPATGQPTGVNIGISIVDNANEMVRDGHGVFRIADPDAAGVRVSAADDNMEVRQGYLERSNVNSTQSMVDMNLAVRAYEANQKVIQFYDRSLEKAVNEVGRV, translated from the coding sequence ATGTTAAGAGGACTATATACGGCTGCTGCGGGGATGATGACTGAACAGCGACGTCACGATACGATCACGCAAAATATTGCTAATGTCAATACCACAGGGTACAAGCAGGTTGATAGTGTAGCTCGCTCCTTTCCCGAAGTATTGATTTCCGTTGTAGGTGGAGATCCGAATAATTCCGAACGCAAGTTAGGGAAGCTGAATACGGGTGTGTTTCTGGAAGAAAGCATCTCGATGTTCTTGCAGGGAGACGTAACGGAGAGCAACAAGCCAACGGACTTTGCGCTTGTATCTGAATTGGGGCGTAACGATCCAACTTCAGGGCAACCTATTGTCTTTGATGCTGGAGGCCAATATGTAGATGACGATGGGAACACCTTATTTCGTCCTCAAGCTTTTTTTACAGTGCAGGATGATGCAGGGCAAGTTCGTTATACGCGGGACGGAAGTTTCCGTGTTAGCGGAACAGGGCAGTTATTAACCTCTGCAGGCTACCAAGTGATGGATGTGAATAATCAACCGATTATGCTGACAGGTTCTGTTGAAGATCTTAGAGTGGATGGACAAGGTCGTATATTAGATCCGGCAACAGGGCAGCCCACTGGAGTTAATATTGGGATAAGTATCGTGGATAATGCCAATGAAATGGTACGGGATGGCCACGGCGTGTTCCGTATAGCTGATCCTGATGCGGCAGGTGTACGTGTGAGTGCTGCTGACGATAATATGGAAGTTAGACAGGGGTACTTGGAGAGATCCAATGTGAATTCTACACAATCCATGGTAGATATGAACCTTGCTGTGCGTGCATACGAAGCGAACCAGAAAGTGATTCAATTCTATGATCGAAGTTTGGAGAAGGCCGTGAATGAAGTGGGTAGAGTATAA
- a CDS encoding flagellar hook-basal body protein, with the protein MNNSAISAMVSLTSMQNRLDVIADNIANLDNNGYKRKESSFEDTLTRVQNQGKDFKQPGRVTPLGYNLGFGVRLASVTMNMEQGALQETGIPTDLAIEGNALFAVESNGNTAYTREGAFHFVPDPADGDYMLLVNNQGDRVLNNDDPSVPVRVLANSKVAIDSTGNVWTTLHGSTTARITNSLRIVEPQKPEGLVQLSDNLFTLAAGLTTDEVFGAGSPSPTRGDNPQVAIRSGFLEKSNVDLTTEMADMVQVQRAYQMVARTLSSSDTLMNLANNMRG; encoded by the coding sequence ATGAACAACTCCGCGATCAGCGCGATGGTTTCCTTAACAAGTATGCAGAATAGGCTCGATGTTATTGCTGATAACATTGCCAATTTGGATAATAATGGATATAAGCGTAAAGAGAGTTCTTTTGAAGATACCTTGACACGTGTGCAGAATCAGGGCAAAGATTTCAAACAACCAGGTCGGGTTACACCTTTAGGTTATAATCTCGGTTTTGGTGTCCGTCTCGCTTCGGTTACTATGAATATGGAGCAGGGTGCTCTACAAGAAACAGGTATCCCCACAGATTTGGCAATTGAAGGGAATGCGTTATTTGCAGTAGAAAGTAATGGCAATACCGCTTATACTCGTGAAGGAGCATTTCATTTCGTTCCCGACCCTGCAGATGGCGATTACATGCTATTAGTAAATAATCAGGGGGATCGAGTACTGAATAATGATGATCCATCAGTACCCGTTAGAGTGCTTGCCAACAGCAAGGTAGCCATTGACTCCACAGGTAACGTATGGACTACACTACATGGTTCTACGACAGCAAGAATTACGAACAGCTTAAGAATAGTTGAGCCACAGAAACCAGAAGGTCTGGTTCAACTATCTGATAATCTATTCACCTTGGCGGCTGGACTTACGACAGATGAAGTGTTCGGAGCAGGTTCTCCTTCTCCTACACGTGGAGATAATCCACAAGTTGCGATTCGTTCTGGATTCTTGGAGAAGTCCAATGTGGACTTAACGACAGAGATGGCGGATATGGTTCAGGTACAACGAGCTTACCAAATGGTAGCCCGTACACTGAGCTCCAGTGACACCTTGATGAACCTTGCTAACAATATGCGGGGATAA
- the fabZ gene encoding 3-hydroxyacyl-ACP dehydratase FabZ, producing MLNIQQIQEIIPHRPPFLLVDRILELENGKRAVGIKNVTINEPFFIGHFPGYPVMPGVLITEALAQVGAVAILNVESNKGKIGFLASLDNFRFRGQVVPGDTLRLEVEIVRLKGSFGKGKAVASVEGKVVAEGEIMFALSDPDPVQS from the coding sequence TTGTTAAATATCCAGCAAATTCAAGAAATTATTCCACACAGGCCGCCATTTTTACTGGTGGACAGAATTTTAGAATTAGAGAATGGTAAACGTGCTGTAGGGATCAAGAATGTAACGATCAATGAACCATTTTTCATAGGGCATTTCCCTGGATATCCTGTGATGCCGGGAGTTCTCATTACAGAAGCGTTGGCTCAAGTAGGGGCTGTCGCTATTTTGAATGTAGAGAGCAATAAAGGAAAGATCGGATTTCTGGCAAGTCTAGATAACTTCCGCTTTCGTGGGCAAGTTGTTCCCGGAGACACGCTGAGATTAGAAGTCGAGATCGTTCGTTTGAAGGGTAGCTTTGGTAAAGGGAAAGCAGTAGCTAGTGTTGAAGGTAAGGTCGTTGCTGAAGGCGAGATTATGTTTGCTTTATCAGATCCAGATCCAGTTCAATCATAA
- a CDS encoding M23 family metallopeptidase, which produces MNEKNKNQPQGDTPKYQGGTASKPSSWKSLLSKRWVYPAVYMAAAAIILTLVWVYQDTSQKALIPDPTKVSENAGLTTKSGVDAVDQEAVEVIAKSESIGWPVAVATEVDIVKPYYDPKGTAENHQEAMVQYNETFEPNIGVDLARGDNKTFEVKAALSGKVTRVEAPTILGTVVELTHPNNMRTVYQSLTDAKVKLGDEVKQGDTLAMAGRSEIEKDLGNHLHFEVYDNGNLVNPAEIFPSK; this is translated from the coding sequence ATGAATGAAAAAAACAAGAATCAACCCCAAGGAGATACTCCTAAATATCAAGGAGGAACGGCATCTAAGCCTTCTTCATGGAAAAGTCTGTTGTCCAAACGGTGGGTATACCCGGCAGTCTACATGGCCGCAGCAGCAATCATACTAACCTTAGTGTGGGTCTATCAGGATACCAGCCAGAAAGCACTTATCCCAGACCCCACTAAAGTGTCGGAAAACGCTGGCCTGACGACTAAGTCGGGTGTAGACGCTGTCGATCAAGAAGCTGTTGAAGTTATCGCCAAGTCAGAGAGTATAGGTTGGCCTGTAGCGGTAGCTACAGAAGTGGACATTGTGAAGCCTTACTATGATCCAAAAGGAACAGCAGAGAATCATCAAGAAGCGATGGTTCAGTACAACGAAACCTTCGAACCGAATATTGGTGTAGATCTAGCCCGTGGTGATAACAAGACATTTGAAGTCAAAGCCGCACTCAGCGGTAAAGTTACCCGTGTTGAAGCACCTACCATTTTAGGTACAGTCGTAGAATTGACACATCCTAACAACATGAGAACAGTGTACCAAAGCTTAACGGATGCCAAAGTTAAGTTGGGTGATGAAGTCAAGCAAGGGGACACCTTAGCTATGGCAGGTCGGAGTGAGATTGAGAAGGATCTTGGAAACCACTTACACTTTGAAGTGTATGACAATGGTAACTTGGTAAATCCGGCAGAAATTTTCCCGAGTAAATAA